A single genomic interval of Dromiciops gliroides isolate mDroGli1 chromosome 1, mDroGli1.pri, whole genome shotgun sequence harbors:
- the HHATL gene encoding LOW QUALITY PROTEIN: protein-cysteine N-palmitoyltransferase HHAT-like protein (The sequence of the model RefSeq protein was modified relative to this genomic sequence to represent the inferred CDS: inserted 1 base in 1 codon; deleted 2 bases in 2 codons), giving the protein MGIKTSLPPPELAIYALILVGALGYAGNGLFEASRDNMNRKAFRESVKPGWHYIGRKMDVADFEWVMWFTSFRNIIIFALSGHVLFAKICSMIAPQFRSWMYAVYGALAVLGTMGPSYMLLLLAHCLGLYTVSLLKQRWLCFILGLASLASFKLEPANSWQSGFVTGTFDLQDVLFYGGSGFTIFRCMSFALENCARHEGNYSFLDLLKYNFYLPFFFFGPIMTFDKFHVQVSQPEPVRRDWEMWQIRTQAGLSLASIVAVDVFFHFFYILTIPNDLKFTSRLSDWALAGLAYLNLVYDWVKAAVMFGVVNTVARLDHLDPPQAPKCITALYVFAETHFDRGINDWLCKYVYDAVGGEHQSVGPELGATLATFAITTLWLGPCDLVYLWSALNCFGLNFELWVQKLAEWGPVARAEASMSEQMSRRARALFGAANFWSIILYNLMSLNSLEFMELVIRRLLLTGFPKCTLVILFVTYCGVQLIKKXERLQALEEEKEAAKEKTA; this is encoded by the exons ATGGGCATCAAGACGTCGCTGCCCCCTCCTGAGCTGGCCATCTATGCCCTGATTCTTGTGGGTGCCCTGGGCTATGCTGGCAATGGGCTCTTCGAGGCATCTCGAG acaacATGAACAGAAAGGCATTCAGGGAGTCGGTGAAGCCTGGCTGGCATTACATTGGACGAAAGATG gaTGTAGCAGATTTCGAGTGGGTGATGTGGTTCACCTCCTTCCGTAACATCATCATCTTTGCCCTCTCGGGTCACGTGCTCTTTGCCAAGATCTGCTCCATGATTGCCCCACAG TTCCGCTCATGGATGTATGCAGTTTATGGGGCCCTAGCTGTGCTGGGGACCATGGGCCCCTCCTACATGCTGCTGCTGTTGGCCCATTGCCTTGGTCTCTACACAGTTTCCCTACTCAAGCAGCGGTGGCTCTGCTTTATCCTGGGGCTTGCCagtctggcttctttcaagctGGAGCCAGCCAATTCATGGCAG AGCGGGTTTGTAACGGGCACTTTTGATCTTCAAGATGTGCTGTTTTACGGGGGCAGTGGCTTCACGATTTTCCGATGTATGAGCTTTGCCCTGGAGAACTGTGCTCGACATGAAGGCAATTACTCCTTCTTGGACTTGCTCAAATACAACTTCtatctccccttcttcttctttggaCCCATCATGACCTTTGACAAGTTCCATGTTCAG gtgaGCCAGCCGGAGCCTGTTCGAAGGGATTGGGAAATGTGGCAGATCCGTACCCAGGCAGGACTCAGCCTGGCCTCCATTGTGGCCGTCGACgtgttctttcatttcttctacaTCCTTACCATTCCTAACGACCTCAAGTTCACCAGTCGGCTCTCAGACTGGGCTCTAG CGGGCCTGGCCTACTTGAATCTGGTGTACGACTGGGTGAAGGCAGCTGTGATGTTTGGCGTTGTGAACACTGTGGCCCGGCTGGATCACCTGGACCCGCCCCAGGCACCTAAGTGCATTACAGCCCTCTATGTCTTTGCAGAAAC GCACTTTGACCGG GGGATCAATGACTGGCTGTGCAA ATATGTCTATGATGCTGTTGGTGGGGAACACCAGTCC GTGGGCCCAGAGCTGGGAGCCACACTGGCCACCTTTGCCATCACCACTTTGTGGCTGGGGCCATGTGATCTTGTCTACTTGTGGTCTGCCCTGAACTGTTTTGGTCTCAACTTTGAGCTCTGGGTACAGAAGCTTGCTGAATGGGGACCAGTGGCCCGAGCAGAG GCCTCAATGTCAGAGCAGATGTCCCGGAGAGCTCGGGCCCTCTTTGGAGCTGCAAACTTCTGGTCCATCATCCTGTACAACCTCATGTCTCTGAACAGCCTAGAATTCATGGAGTTAGTGATCAGACGCCTACTGCTCACAGGTTT CCCCAAATGCACCTTGGTCATCCTGTTCGTCACCTACTGTGGTGTGCAGCtcataaaga gagagaggctCCAGGCcttagaggaagagaaggaagctgCCAAAGAGAAGACTGcatag